One Hippoglossus stenolepis isolate QCI-W04-F060 chromosome 9, HSTE1.2, whole genome shotgun sequence genomic region harbors:
- the dgcr8 gene encoding microprocessor complex subunit DGCR8, translating into MNMEIDDVLPPLPLEPPDDFGRDEGRAPPPPPLQTSSDAEVMDVSSGGDGYTYTPGDEEAQPQQPLSKGSVTFCSHLSDEAGPNPVCPRTARHAPPVTKFLPDLKLLRDVKIRVSFTESSSSSSNSKDRKVLYTGEGQEGGSDDGLDGLNGELHDSTSEQEAAEGSSGAGNICRRSEEAEVDLENKVEYAVLDELDDFYENFLDQDDGEQGGFKSEVIAQQEQAGDEAVAFSYEEEFDNDVDALLEEGMPVPKKMRPADDKDGGDSDHPSDGEGGVQPMMTKIKTVLKSRGRPPTEPLPDGWIMTFHNSGIPVYLHRETRVVTWSRPYFLGTGSIRKHDPPTSSIPCLHYKKMKEHEERELNAEMAANAVASPVKPRLEANGEEGAGMLDATAEEQEDVPPSILTDVAPNGEGTTDNNLQVKVIRPFDIALGALGQVRAKVEVCKDESVELEEFRVYLEKCFDFEQVTVKKFRTWAERRQFNRDVKRKQAETERPILPANQKLITLSVQDAPTKKEFVINPNGKSEVCILHEYMQRVLKVRPVYNFFECENPSEPFGASVIIDGVTYGTGTASSKKLAKNKAARATLEILIPDFVKQTSEEKPSEGDELEYFNHINIEDSRVYELTNKAGLLSPYQILHECLKRNHGMGDTSIKFEVIPGKNQKSEYVMTCGKHTVRGWCKNKRVGKQLASQKILQMLHPHVKNWGSLLRMYGRESNKMVKKENSDKSVIELQQFAKKNKPNLHILNKLQEEMTKLATHREETRKKPKMTIMESAQPGSEPLCTVDV; encoded by the exons ATGAACATGGAGATAGATGATGTTCTACCCCCTCTCCCCTTGGAGCCACCTGATGATTTTGGCCGAGATGAGGGCAGagcacctccaccacctcccctgCAAACGTCCAGTGACGCAGAGGTAATGGACGTTAGCTCTGGTGGTGATGGATACACATACACCCCAGGGGACGAGGAAGCccagccacagcagcccctCAGCAAGGGCTCAGTCACTTTCTGTAGCCACCTCTCAGATGAGGCCGGTCCCAACCCCGTGTGCCCGAGAACAGCTCGTCACGCTCCCCCGGTCACCAAGTTTCTACCAGACCTCAAGCTGCTCAGAGATGTTAAGATCCGTGTGAGCTTCACTgaaagtagcagcagcagcagcaatagTAAAGACAGGAAGGTTCTGTACACAGGTGAagggcaggagggagggagtgatgATGGCTTAGACGGCCTGAACGGTGAGTTGCATGACTCAACTAGCGAGCAGGAGGCAGCTGAGGGAAGCTCTGGAGCAGGAAACATATgcaggaggtcagaggaggcTGAGGTAGATCTGGAAAACAAGGTAGAGTATGCTGTCCTGGATGAGTTGGATGACTTCTACGAGAACTTCCTGGATCAAGACGATGGGGAGCAGGGCGGCTTTAAATCTGAGGTCATAGCTCAGCAGGAGCAAGCAGGTGACGAGGCCGTGGCTTTCTCATATGAG GAGGAGTTTGACAACGATGTCGACGCTCTGCTCGAGGAGGGCATGCCAGTGCCAAAAAAGATGCGTCCAGCTGATGACAAAGATGGCGGGGACAGTGATCATCCATCAGATGGTGAAGGAGGTGTTCAGCCTATGATGACCAAGATTAAGACTGTCCTGAAGA GTCGAGGGCGTCCACCCACTGAGCCTCTACCTGATGGATGGATCATGACATTCCATAACTCAGGCATTCCAGTCTACCTACACAGAGAAACTAGAGTGGTCACCTGGTCCAGACCATATTTCCTCGGGACTGGCAGTATTAGG AAACATGACCCTCCCACTAGCAGTATCCCTTGCCTGCACTACAAGAAAATGAAGGAACATGAGGAAAGGGAGCTGAACGCGGAGATGGCAGCTAATGCAGTGGCATCTCCGGTAAAGCCCAGGCTGGAGGCTAATGGTGAAGAGGGAGCCGGCATGTTGGATGCTACAGCCGAGGAGCAGGAAGATGTCCCTCCCTCCATTTTGACTGACGTTGCCCCAAATGGAGAGGGTACCACTGACAACAACCTGCAGGTTAAAGTGATCCGACCTTTTGACATTGCCCTAGGGGCCTTAGGACAAGTCAGGGCCAAAGTGGAAGTGTGCAAGGATGAGTCAGTAG AACTTGAAGAGTTTCGTGTGTATCTGGAAAAATGCTTCGACTTTGAACAAGTTACTGTAAAGAAGTTTCGTACTTGGGCTGAGCGAAGGCAGTTCAACAGAGACGTGAAGAGgaagcaggcagagacagagaggcccATCCTGCCCGCCAACCAGAAGCTCATCACACTGTCAGTCCAAGATGCCCCCACTAAGAAAG AATTTGTCATAAACCCCAATGGAAAATCTGAAGTTTGCATCTTGCACGAATATATGCAACGTGTCCTCAAGGTTCGACCTGTTTACAACTTTTTTGAATGTG AGAACCCAAGTGAACCCTTTGGAGCGTCAGTCATTATAGATGGAGTGACTTACGGCACAGGAACAGCAAGCAGTAAAAAGCTTGCCAAGAATAAAGCtg CTCGAGCCACACTGGAAATCCTCATCCCTGACTTTGTGAAGCAGACCTCGGAGGAGAAGCCTTCGGAGGGCGATGAACTGGAg TATTTTAATCATATCAATATAGAAGACTCAAGGGTGTATGAGCTGACCAACAAAGCAGGACTACTTTCGCCATATCAGATTCTTCATGAGTGCCTTAAAAG aAACCATGGGATGGGAGACACCAGCATTAAATTTGAGGTGATCCCAGGAAAAAACCAGAAGAGTGAATATGTGATGACATGTGGGAAACATACTGTGCGTGGCTGGT GCAAGAACAAGAGGGTTGGCAAACAACTAGCGTCTCAGAAGATCTTGCAGATGCTTCATCCCCACGTCAAGAACTGGGGCTCGCTGCTGCGCATGTATGGCCGAGAGAGCAATAAGATGGTAAAGAAG GAGAACTCTGACAAGAGTGTGATCgagctgcagcagtttgccAAAAAGAACAAGCCAAACCTTCACATCTTGAACAAACTGCAAGAAGAAATGACAAAACTAGCCACGCATAGG GAGGAGACAAGAAAGAAACCCAAGATGACCATAATGGAGTCCGCCCAGCCAGGAAGCGAACCTCTCTGCACAGTGGACGTCTGA
- the trmt2a gene encoding tRNA (uracil-5-)-methyltransferase homolog A, with protein sequence MADVSDSPLADTPPSKEETPDVLPQDSSTDGVKSDVKAGEDESEAASDVYRYIKEDLFTSEIYKVEIRNLPKFVGFNDLKKFLARHGLNPHKIKLFGKHLFAFVTFMNEEERDKAMKMVHGMLWKGQVLSVRLAKPKADPILKKRRQEEEGEGAGGQPPSKRAEGDQEEEPLSVQIANVVTPLWNVPYEEQLRRKEQEVVGVLQRLAKEIGSTNKAMLPWLFAQKGKYNKMCCPLEAIQPSPTQTGYRNKCEFLISVGADGEDKTIGFRLGKYKGGSCAVVGPAETCHVSAEAKRVVCEFQKFIRTTPYSVYSPETYEGHWKQLTVRTTRTKQAMAVVFFNPQKIEEEELNALKSSMKEHFTEGEGKASGVTSLYFVREGQRKSPNPEDLPCELVAGESCIHEELLGLKFRISPHSFFQVNTGAAEVLYSTVGEWAQLDQDSTVLDVCCGTGTIGISLAKRVKKVIGIELCQEAVEDAKVNTKVNGLSNVEFHCGKAEDVLPNILNALVSPSVTAIVDPPRAGLHSKVILAIRRAQHLKRLIYVACNAKAAMANFIDLCRAPSNRVHGAPFRPVRALAVDLFPQTMHMEMILLLERVDYEPQKQQSSSSNQEQTAS encoded by the exons ATGGCAGATGTAAGTGACAGCCCACTGGCTGATACGCCCCCCTCAAAGGAAGAGACACCTGATGTCCTCCCCCAGGACTCCAGCACTGATGGTGTAAAGTCTGACGTCAAAGCTGGGGAAGATGAGAGCGAGGCGGCCTCTGACGTGTACCGCTACATCAAAGAGGACCTTTTCACGTCCGAGATCTACAAAGTGGAGATCAGGAATCTGCCCAAGTTCGTCGGCTTCAACGACCTGAAGAAGTTCCTGGCCAGGCACGGCCTCAACCCGCACAAGATCAAGCTGTTTGGCAAGCACCTGTTCGCCTTCGTCACCTTTATGAACGAGGAGGAGCGTGACAAGGCCATGAAGATGGTGCACGGCATGCTGTGGAAGGGCCAAGTGCTGAGCGTCAGGCTGGCCAAACCCAAAGCTGACCCCatcctgaagaagaggaggcaggaggaggagggagagggcgCGGGAGGGCAGCCCCCATCCAAGCGGGCAGAGGGCGACCAGGAAGAGGAGCCGCTCAGCGTCCAGATAGCCAATGTGGTGACTCCTCTGTGGAATGTGCCTTatgaggagcagctgaggaggaaggagcaggaggtggtgggggtTCTGCAGAGGCTGGCAAA agAGATTGGAAGCACCAACAAAGCCATGCTGCCGTGGCTCTTTGCACAGAAAGggaaatacaacaaaatgtgttgtccCCTGGAAGCTATTCAACCATCTCCTACACAG ACCGGGTACAGAAACAAGTGTGAGTTCCTCATCTCAGTCGGGGCAGACGGTGAAGACAAGACCATCGGTTTCCGTCTGGGGAAATACAAAGGAGGCTCGTGTGCTGTGGTGGGGCCGGCAGAGACGTGTCATGTCTCAGCCGAGGCCAAGAGAGTGGTCTGCGAGTTTCAAAAGTTTATTAG GACAACACCGTACTCTGTGTACAGTCCTGAGACGTATGAGGGACACTGGAAGCAGCTGACTGTACGAACGACGAGGACCAAACAAGCCATGGCTGTAGTGTTCTTCAACCCACAG AAAATTGAAGAAGAGGAGCTCAACGCTCTGAAGAGCTCCATGAAGGAGCACTTCACCGAGGGAGAGGGGAAAGCCAGCGGCGTGACCTCTCTTTACTTTGTTAGAGAGGGTCAAAG GAAATCCCCTAACCCAGAGGACTTGCCCTGTGAGCTGGTAGCTGGAGAGAGCTGCATCCATGAAGAGCTGCTGGGTCTAAAATTCAGAATATCCCCTCACTCCTTCTTCCAG GTGaacacaggagctgcagaggtgCTGTACTCGACTGTGGGGGAGTGGGCCCAGCTGGACCAGGACAGCACAGTACTGGACGTGTGCTGTGGCACAGGGACCATTGGCATCTCTCTGGCGAAG AGGGTAAAGAAGGTGATTGGGATCGAGCTGTGCCAGGAAGCAGTGGAGGATGCCAAAGTCAATACAAAAGTCAATG GACTAAGTAATGTTGAATTTCACTGTGGTAAAGCGGAGGACGTGCTCCCCAACATTCTCAACGCTCTCGTCTCACCCAGTGTCACGGCCATCGTGGATCCACCGAGGGCGGGACTAC ATTCCAAGGTGATTCTTGCCATCCGTAGAGCACAGCACCTGAAGAGGCTGATTTACGTGGCGTGCAATGCAAAGGCAGCCATGGCCAACTTCATCGA TCTGTGCAGAGCACCGTCCAACAGAGTTCATGGAGCTCCGTTCCGTCCGGTGCGAGCCTTGGCCGTGGACCTGTTCCCTCAGACCATGCACATggagatgattctgctgctggagagagtGGACTACGAACCccagaagcagcagagcagcagcagcaaccagGAACAGACTGCTTCTTAG
- the ranbp1 gene encoding ran-specific GTPase-activating protein isoform X2: protein MADPKDKEEPETTAESTEDTNHDPQFEPIVSLPEQDVKTLEEDEEELFKMRAKLYRFASENDPPEWKERGTGDVKLLKHKEKGTIRLLMRRDRTLKICANHQIIPVMELKPNAGSDRAWVWNTPADYADECPKPELLAIRFLNAENAQKFRVKFDECKDEVRKNLEESGNSDSPNKVAEKLEELSVKEKAPEDKKKGDKKETEKKEDEKKEVKAEEKN from the exons ATGGCGGACCCGAAG GACAAGGAGGAGCCCGAGACCACTGCAGAAAGCACAGAGGACACTAATCATGACCCCCAATTTGAGCCCATCGTTTCCCTTCCCGAGCAGGATGTGAAAACATtagaagaggacgaggaggaactCTTCAAAAT GCGGGCCAAGCTTTATCGTTTTGCCTCAGAGAACGACCCTCCAGagtggaaggagagaggaactGGTGACGTCAAgctgctgaaacacaaagagaagggCACAATCCGCCTCCTGATGAGGAGAGACCGAACCTTGAAGATTTGTGCCAATCATCAGA TCATACCTGTGATGGAACTGAAGCCCAACGCTGGCAGTGACAGGGCATGGGTGTGGAACACACCAGCAGATTATGCTGACGAATGCCCTAAACCTGAACTCCTGGCAATACGCTTTTTAAATGCAGAAA ATGCTCAAAAGTTCAGAGTGAAGTTTGATGAGTGCAAGGATGAGGTCAGAAAAAATCTAGAGGAATCAG GCAACTCCGATAGCCCAAACAAGGTGGcagagaagctggaggagcTCTCGGTAAAGGAGAAGGCACCAGAAGACAAGAAGAAAGGAGACAAAAAGGAGACtgagaagaaagaagatgagAAAAAGGAGGTGAAGGCTGAGGAGAAGAATTGA
- the ranbp1 gene encoding ran-specific GTPase-activating protein isoform X1 codes for MLALAPCRKLKKDKEEPETTAESTEDTNHDPQFEPIVSLPEQDVKTLEEDEEELFKMRAKLYRFASENDPPEWKERGTGDVKLLKHKEKGTIRLLMRRDRTLKICANHQIIPVMELKPNAGSDRAWVWNTPADYADECPKPELLAIRFLNAENAQKFRVKFDECKDEVRKNLEESGNSDSPNKVAEKLEELSVKEKAPEDKKKGDKKETEKKEDEKKEVKAEEKN; via the exons atgttagcattagctCCCTGTCGTAAACTGAAGAAG GACAAGGAGGAGCCCGAGACCACTGCAGAAAGCACAGAGGACACTAATCATGACCCCCAATTTGAGCCCATCGTTTCCCTTCCCGAGCAGGATGTGAAAACATtagaagaggacgaggaggaactCTTCAAAAT GCGGGCCAAGCTTTATCGTTTTGCCTCAGAGAACGACCCTCCAGagtggaaggagagaggaactGGTGACGTCAAgctgctgaaacacaaagagaagggCACAATCCGCCTCCTGATGAGGAGAGACCGAACCTTGAAGATTTGTGCCAATCATCAGA TCATACCTGTGATGGAACTGAAGCCCAACGCTGGCAGTGACAGGGCATGGGTGTGGAACACACCAGCAGATTATGCTGACGAATGCCCTAAACCTGAACTCCTGGCAATACGCTTTTTAAATGCAGAAA ATGCTCAAAAGTTCAGAGTGAAGTTTGATGAGTGCAAGGATGAGGTCAGAAAAAATCTAGAGGAATCAG GCAACTCCGATAGCCCAAACAAGGTGGcagagaagctggaggagcTCTCGGTAAAGGAGAAGGCACCAGAAGACAAGAAGAAAGGAGACAAAAAGGAGACtgagaagaaagaagatgagAAAAAGGAGGTGAAGGCTGAGGAGAAGAATTGA